From a single Tursiops truncatus isolate mTurTru1 chromosome 20, mTurTru1.mat.Y, whole genome shotgun sequence genomic region:
- the LOC101332599 gene encoding large ribosomal subunit protein uL16 — protein MGRRPARCYRYCKNKPYPKSRFCRGVPDAEIRIFDLGRKKAEVDAFPLCGHVVSDECEQLSSEALEAARICANKYMVKSCGKDGFHIRVRLHPFHVIRINKMLSCAGADRLQTGMRGAFGKPQGTVARVHIGQVIMSIRTKLQNKEHVIEALRRVKFKFPGRQKIHISKKWGFTKFNADEFENMVAEKRLIPDGCGVKYIPNRGPLDKWRALHS, from the coding sequence ATGGGCCGCCGCCCCGCCCGCTGTTACCGGTATTGCAAGAACAAGCCATACCCCAAGTCTCGCTTCTGCCGAGGTGTCCCTGATGCTGAGATCCGCATCTTTGACCTGGGGCGGAAGAAGGCAGAAGTGGATGCGTTCCCACTCTGTGGCCACGTGGTGTCGGATGAATGTGAGCAGCTCTCCTCTGAAGCCCTGGAGGCTGCCCGTATCTGTGCCAACAAGTACATGGTGAAAAGCTGTGGCAAAGATGGTTTTCACATCCGAGTGCGGCTCCACCCCTTCCACGTCATCCGCATCAACAAGATGTTGTCCTGTGCTGGAGCTGATAGGCTCCAGACGGGTATGCGTGGTGCCTTTGGAAAGCCCCAGGGCACAGTGGCCAGGGTCCACATTGGCCAGGTCATAATGTCCATCCGCACCAAGCTGCAGAACAAGGAGCATGTGATTGAGGCCCTCCGCAGGGTCAAGTTCAAGTTCCCTGGCCGCCAGAAGATCCACATCTCCAAGAAGTGGGGATTTACTAAGTTTAATGCGGATGAGTTTGAAAACATGGTGGCAGAAAAGCGGCTCATTCCGGATGGCTGTGGGGTCAAGTACATCCCTAATCGTGGCCCCCTGGACAAATGGCGGGCCCTGCACTCGTGA